The DNA region ATTGATCGATTTGTTCGAAAACCATTTTTTTGATATCCAAACGTTCTACTACTACTTCGATAATCCAATCTACATTTGCAATTTTAGCCATATCATCGGAAGTATTACCTGCGCTGATACGGTTGGCGAATTTTTGGTTGTAAATAGGTGATGGTTTGGATTTAAGTGAATTGGCCAAATGCTCATTCACTATTCGGTTTCTAACGGCTTTACTCTCTAACGTGAGTCCTTTTTGAATTTCACTGTCGGTTAGTTCTTTAGGAATAATGTCCAAAAGCAACACCTCGACACCGATGTTTGCAAAATGACAAGCAATTCCAGAACCCATGATTCCAGAACCAATTACGGCAACTTTTTTAATTGTGCGTTTCATACGTTGGTACTATTTATATTTTCATGAAAATCATTTACTATTTTAAGTTTTTTAAACTTTTACAACTATGATTTTTCACTGTTATTCTTTTCACATTGACTAAAAATCTCTTTGTCTTGTATTAATTGATTGATAGTTATGGCGATTTCAATGAAATTATCCCATTGTTCTTCACTAAAACGTTTTCTAATAGTTTCGTTAAAATGAATAACAGTATTCTTAGATAACTCCCTTTTTTCTTTTCCAAAATCGGTTAGATATATTAATACACCTCGGCCATCATTAGGGTTTTTCTTTTTAATGATTAAGCCTTTTTCTTCCATCGATTTTAGCGTACGGGTTAAACTGGTAGGTTCCATTCCCATTTTAGGGCCTAAAGCAGTTGAAGGAGTTCCTTTTTCTTTATCAATACTTAACAAGGCAAATCCTGTTGCCATTGTAGCTCCATATTTTGCAGCTTCTTCATTGTACATTCTCGCAATGGATTGCCAAGTAGCACGTAATATATAGTCGATTGATTTGTCTTTCATGCGGCATAATTTTTAGATTATGATAAAATAGGTGTGTTTATTTTATCATAATCGTTTTATTACAATGTGGAATTTACGATACTGATATTGTTG from Flavobacterium nitratireducens includes:
- a CDS encoding MarR family winged helix-turn-helix transcriptional regulator, producing the protein MKDKSIDYILRATWQSIARMYNEEAAKYGATMATGFALLSIDKEKGTPSTALGPKMGMEPTSLTRTLKSMEEKGLIIKKKNPNDGRGVLIYLTDFGKEKRELSKNTVIHFNETIRKRFSEEQWDNFIEIAITINQLIQDKEIFSQCEKNNSEKS